The Sphaerospermopsis torques-reginae ITEP-024 genome has a window encoding:
- a CDS encoding type II toxin-antitoxin system HicB family antitoxin, producing MNHHYSILIQWSDEDQKYVVSFPEFGPYAHTHGETYAEALKNGEEVLELLIEEYQLQGRQLPRPLMVGSSMIIGH from the coding sequence ATGAATCATCATTACAGTATATTAATTCAGTGGTCAGATGAAGATCAAAAATATGTAGTCAGTTTTCCAGAGTTCGGTCCTTATGCCCATACTCATGGAGAAACTTATGCAGAAGCTCTAAAAAATGGAGAAGAAGTATTAGAACTTTTGATTGAAGAATATCAGTTACAAGGAAGACAACTTCCACGTCCTTTAATGGTAGGTTCTTCTATGATAATTGGTCATTAA